Proteins from a genomic interval of Euwallacea fornicatus isolate EFF26 chromosome 1, ASM4011564v1, whole genome shotgun sequence:
- the l(2)k09848 gene encoding WD repeat-containing protein 74 gives MDVSRSTFYIGTNRGALLCTTEKGGDIKVFKNLEDSSDVKALCEGKNEDELVVGYSSGNVYLYDISKGVFGKAISGLEGSKEVIGISCLADSLIVGKKDGIVNIWKKKHNDYFSLNLDEKGSFDAMGLNYPRNIIATGGENNVYKLWDIETKKLMFKAKSLGHDSLQLPIPTSIRGICLFNSFPHIGSCCTKEGHVLMYDDRAQRKPVVKFEEPKASYTTIRSAFRDTQVMTGTTKGYMQWIDLKQKKVLKTYTNFTGGVTDMACDPLEPYVASISLDRHLRVNNMETKQLINKVYMKQNLSKLVVKPVIKSENQQVEEEHLEEVDQEYEDLFENMEEIHDDTKRVNKKRKIARESTELTRQKARRKVKKKGTSQ, from the coding sequence ATGGATGTAAGCAGATCAACATTCTACATAGGAACAAATAGAGGTGCATTATTGTGTACAACTGAAAAGGGAGGAGATATTAAGGTATTCAAAAACCTCGAGGACTCATCAGATGTTAAAGCTCTTTgtgaaggaaaaaatgaagatgAGCTAGTAGTTGGATATTCAAGCGGTAACGTTTATCTCTATGATATTTCAAAGGGGGTCTTTGGAAAAGCAATTAGTGGATTAGAAGGCAGCAAAGAAGTTATAGGAATTAGTTGTCTGGCAGATAGCCTTATTGTTGGCAAAAAAGATGGAATAGTtaatatatggaaaaaaaagcataatgattatttttctttaaatttggaTGAAAAAGGATCATTTGATGCCATGGGTTTAAATTACCCAAGAAATATAATAGCAACAGGTggtgaaaataatgtttacaAGCTATGGGATAttgaaacaaagaaattaatgtttaaagCAAAATCATTAGGGCATGATAGCTTACAATTGCCAATTCCTACTTCAATACGAGGAATTTGCCTCTTCAATAGTTTCCCACATATTGGATCTTGTTGTACAAAAGAGGGACACGTTTTAATGTATGATGACAGAGCTCAGAGGAAACCAGttgtaaaatttgaagaacCGAAGGCGAGTTATACAACAATTAGAAGTGCATTTAGGGATACTCAAGTTATGACTGGAACCACCAAAGGATATATGCAGTGGATAGATCTcaaacagaaaaaagttttaaaaacttatacaAATTTCACTGGAGGTGTGACTGACATGGCTTGTGATCCTTTGGAACCTTATGTTGCTAGCATAAGTCTTGATAGGCATTTAAGAGTAAATAACATGGAGACCAagcaattaataaataaggtTTACATGAAGCAAAACTTATCAAAGCTAGTGGTAAAGCCAGTAATTAAAAGTGAGAACCAACAAGTTGAAGAAGAACATCTTGAGGAGGTTGATCAAGAGTATGAAGATTTGTTTGAGAACATGGAAGAAATTCATGATGATACAAAAAgggtaaataaaaaacgaaagaTTGCTAGAGAATCTACAGAACTGACTAGGCAAAAAGCCAGAAGAAAAGTAAAGAAGAAAGGAACAAGTcaataa
- the pav gene encoding kinesin-like protein KIF23, whose protein sequence is MYSTSRFNTPSAKKLRREKTTLSNHSDSDKDSVHVYCRIRPQLDGSDPVNSLQILSADTLALTTPETRSVTKETHYTFKHIFTAYSSQSEIFTYVAYPLLEDLLQGKNGLLFTYGVTGSGKTYTLNGTQNDPGIMPRCIDAIFNSIGEYQAPKCMIKSDRMNGFEIQSEDDAFHDHLQSIRNFPGSKVQRKVSAEKVTYVNDGTRIIDVNENSSYAVFISYVEIYNNSVYDLLDESSGKTLQNKILREDSVKNMYVNGVIETEVKSAQEAFGLFTAGQNRKRMATTALNSGSSRSHSIFNIRVVQIEQGSVNGNGQPTIPAENNIKVGQLSLVDLAGSERTNRTNNTGMRLKEASSINNSLMTLRICLETLRENQLTKGTKLVPYRDSRLTFLFKHFFEGDGTVKMIVCINPSPEDFEENIQVLKFAEISQDVKISKAEINRYTPLKKTITRNKENQTPAKRKTATNFTLLPPIPSVNFDFENFEDCREVLDKVINMLKQRQSKVKYLDKEIEERQQEFRKKLVSLNKHCILNTAEMKSLKTAIQKEKQKAQNLHIKMSGLESANQDLQSKHEEFRNVIASLQSTINEKDLKINQFVLDRQKSKQLLALQSEKMTHELDFKLRRQRDHLNAAMKAKDEKIKLVKGILDSELPPVEMNTIDIEPDCTDKPLSSQTPKSTSHMHRRNLNATSAARSRRSRSVGDVWLEHNVIKPCPLATVMQPTMKKRKSVSKLDKASDIINRKQSKYCLVAQEPDTDGEMETKLYKADIIPTCGGGAQVIFNDVERLNQESPTKSS, encoded by the exons atgtaTTCAACAAGCAGATTTAACACACCCAGTGCTAAGAAACTCCGAAGGGAGAAAACAACGCTATCGAATCATTCAGATTCTGATAAAGATTCTGTTCATGTGTATTGCAGAATCCGACCGCAGTTGGATGGTTCAGACCCAGTCAATTCTCTTCAAATACTTTCAGCTGACACATTAGCCCTTACTACCCCTGAAACCAGAAGTGTAACAAAAGAGACCCATTACACATTCAAGCATATTTTCACAGCATATTCCTCACAGTCAGAAATTTTCACTTATGTTGCATACCCCCTGTTGGAAGACTTGTTACAAGGCAAAAATGGATTGCTTTTCACATATGGAGTGACAGGGTCAGGCAAAACTTACACTCTAAATGGAACTCAGAATGATCCAGGCATCATGCCCAGGTGCATTGATGCTATATTCAACTCAATTGGGGAGTATCAAGCCCCAAAATGTATGATTAAGTCAGACAGAATGAATGGATTTGAAATACAGAGTGAAGATGATGCTTTTCATGATCATTTACAGTCAATCAGAAATTTTCCAGGTTCAAAGGTTCAGAG aAAAGTCAGTGCAGAAAAGGTAACTTATGTTAATGATGGAACAAGGATAATCGATGTGAATGAGAATAGTTCATATGCTGTATTTATCAGCTATGTAGAGATATACAATAATAGTGTGTATGACCTATTAGATGAATCCTCAGGGAAGACCCTACAAAATAAGATTCTCCGGGAGGATagtgttaaaaatatgtatgttaaTGGAGTGATTGAAACAGAG GTAAAATCTGCACAGGAAGCATTTGGGCTTTTTACCGCGGGGCAGAACCGCAAACGGATGGCTACAACTGCTCTAAACTCAGGCTCTAGCAGAAGCCACTCTATTTTTAACATAAGAGTTGTTCAGATAGAACAAGGCAGTGTTAACGGTAATGGCCAACCTACAATTCCCGCAGAGAATAACATTAAAGTTGGTCAGTTAAGTCTGGTGGATTTGGCAGGGTCTGAGAGAACAAATAGAACTAATAATACTGGAATGCGGCTTAAAGAAGCTAGTAGCATAAACAATTCTTTGATGACTTTAAGAATATGTCTGGAAACATTGCGAGAAAATCAATTAACAAAAGGCACCAAATTGGTGCCATATCGTGACAGTCGTTTAACTTTTCtctttaaacatttctttgaAGGGGACGGTACCGTTAAAATGATCGTGTGTATTAATCCGTCTCCAGAGGactttgaagaaaatattcag GTACTAAAATTCGCGGAAATATCCCAAGAtgtcaaaatttccaaagCGGAGATTAACAGATATACACCCCTTAAAAAAACCATTACTAGAAACAAGGAAAATCAAACTCCTGCTAAACGTAAAACGGCAACAAATTTTACTCTTTTACCGCCGATTCCGAGTgtgaatttcgattttgagaattttgaaGATTGCCGAGAGGTCCTCGACAAAGTTATAAACATGTTAAAGCAGCGACAATCAAAGGTCAAATATCTAGATAAAGAAATAGAGGAAAGACAGCAAGAGTTCAGGAAAAAACTTGTCAGTCTGAATAAACACTGCATATTGAACACTGCGGAAatgaaaagtttgaagacggctATTCAGAAG gaaaaacaaaaagcgcaaaatttgcatataaaaaTGTCTGGTTTAGAGTCTGCCAATCAGGATTTGCAATCGAAACATGAAGAATTTCGAAATGTTATAGCTTCGTTGCAAAGCACCATTAACGAAAAGGACTTGAAAATTAACCAATTTGTCCTAGACAGGCAAAAATCGAAACAGCTATTGG CTCTGCAAAGCGAGAAAATGACCCATGAACTCGACTTTAAACTTCGAAGGCAGAGGGATCATTTAAATGCAGCAATGAAAGCTAAAGATGAAAAGATAAAACTTGTAAAAGGCATTTTGGATTCCGAGTTGCCTCCTGTTGAAATGAATACTATCGATATTGAACCGGATTGCACAGACAAACCTTTGAGTTCTCAAACTCCGAAAAGTACATCGCACATGCATCGACGGAATTTGAATGCGACCTCGGCAGCTCGTTCTAGGAGATCTAGATCTGTAG GTGACGTATGGCTGGAACACAACGTCATAAAGCCATGTCCACTGGCGACAGTAATGCAACCCACTATGAAGAAGCGGAAAtctgtttcaaaattggatAAAGCGAGCGACATTATCAATCGAAAACAAAGTAAGTATTGTCTGGTGGCACAGGAACCGGACACTGACGGAGAAATGGAAACTAAATTATACAAAGCGGACATCATTCCAACGTGTGGAGGAGGAGCCCAAGTAATATTTAATGATGTGGAGAGGCTGAATCAAGAATCACCTACCAAGAgttcttaa
- the cta gene encoding guanine nucleotide-binding protein subunit alpha homolog, with the protein MSNFNWSCPCCLRFKFSPEEMEQRYKSQQIDKMIEKDRQALKRQVKLLLLGAGESGKSTFLKQMRIIHGIKFENQQIQEYQQVIYQNVLKGMQVLVDAREKLAIPLEENNNLDVGKQLLQLKFNNSLTLNSRQFMQYAPWLSKLWNDSGIRRAYDRRREFQLSDSIEYFLNNLERISQPNYIPTHKDILHCRKATKGITEFQIPINNIPFLFVDVGGQRSQRQKWFQCFDCVTSIIFLVSSSEFDQVLLEDRKTNRLEEARDIFDAIVNNVIFSSVSIILFLNKYDLLKKKVKNPETDIRWYFPQFKGNSHSMDDVQKFVLYLFTSVKRNPKKALYHHFTTAVDTENIKVVFYSVKDTILHRNLENLMLQ; encoded by the exons atgtccaattttAATTGGTCGTGTCCGTGTTGTTTGCGTTTCAAGTTTAGTCCCGAGGAAATGGAGCAGCGCTATAAGAGTCAGCAAATTGATAAAATGATAGAGAAAGATAGGCAGGCCCTAAAAAGACAGGTGAAGCTGTTGCTCCTTGGGGCAGGAGAGAGCGGAAAATCAACGTTCCTTAAACAGATGAGGATCATTCACGGGATTAAATTCGAAAACCAGCAAATCCAAGAGTATCAACAAGTTATCTACCAGAATGTGTTAAAGGGCATGCAAGTTCTGGTGGATGCCAGAGAAAAACTAGCCATTCCTTTGGAAGAAAACAACAACTTGGATGTGGGAAAACAGCTTCTCCAGCTTAAGTTTAATAACAGTTTAACATTAAACTCCAGGCAGTTCATGCAGTATGCTCCGTGGCTTTCAAAATTGTGGAATGACTCGGGCATAAGGAGAGCTTATGATAGGCGTAGAGAGTTTCAACTG agTGATTCCATAGAGTACTTTCTCAACAACTTGGAAAGGATATCTCAACCAAACTATATACCGACGCACAAAGATATTCTTCATTGTAGAAAAGCGACAAAAGGCATTACCGAATTCCAGATTCCCATCAACAACATCCCATTCCTCTTCGTGGATGTTGGCGGACAGCGTTCCCAAAGGCAGAAATGGTTTCAATGTTTCGATTGCGTCACATCCATAATTTTCTTAGTGTCTTCTTCAGAGTTCGATCAAGTCCTACTAGAAGATAGGAAAACGAACAGGTTAGAGGAGGCGCGAGACATCTTCGATGCTATAGTCAATAACGTTATATTCAGTAGTGTGTCGATAATTTTATTCCTAAATAAGTACGATCTGTTGAagaagaaagtaaaaaatccggAGACTGATATACGCTGGTACTTTCCGCAATTCAAAGGCAATAGCCATTCGATGGACGATGTTCAAAAGTTTGTGTTATATCTGTTCACTAGCGTGAAAAGGAATCCCAAAAAGGCCCTATACCACCATTTCACTACAGCGGTCGACACTGAGAATATAAAAGTCGTCTTTTATTCGGTGAAAGACACGATACTGCatagaaatttggaaaatttaatgctGCAGTGA
- the LOC136343565 gene encoding G-patch domain and KOW motifs-containing protein-like: MEPPKISFGFSKLSKKTNIISNKIPQEENKVELIECLEGKLIKVKDAVEEVKQPLIIPLKDNKKNLLDRIQKSKKQTQAQESAPEDIRPDSELTPDELIARQLIREAKQRLTNDFPLDNTKITFLPLGNDTYSLEGEKEPTLEDYDSVPINDFGMAILRGMGWKEGMPIGKNTTKSAAINVPELRPKGLGLGAAKIVESEMPSKKPIDKHGNELVLKQGAFARVIAGQQSGNYCEVHGFDEEAGRVIIKVYPKGEIVNINELMLTLVTKEEFFKGYKILNNAKYEKYKEMSDKKLENYKIKSETPGSKHALRKEQNVHSESEDDHSSRNSRSANHRNKRSEPPEMKRESTSKSSSHREKSPSRHRKKDSDKTYKKEKRKKDRRSRSKSTERHRGHSSKHTSKSKSRRQRSSSNSSSDEDRRRDRRNKS; the protein is encoded by the exons ATGGAGCCACCTAAAATATCTTTTGGATTCAGCAAGCTTTCCaagaaaacaaatataatatcCAATAAAATACCCCAAGAGGAGAACAAAGTTGAGTTAATTGAATGCCTAgaaggaaaattaataaaagtgaaaGA TGCTGTTGAAGAAGTAAAACAACCATTAATTATACCACTGAAAGACAATAAGAAGAATCTGCTTGACCGGATTCAAAAATCTAAGAAGCAGACTCAGGCCCAAGAAAGTGCACCAGAAGACATTCGACCTGATTCTGAGTTAACACCTGATGAATTAATAGCTAGACAGTTGATTAGAG aagCCAAACAGAGATTAACAAATGACTTCCCATTAGATAACACAAAAATAACCTTCCTTCCTCTAGGCAATGATACTTATTCACTAGAAGGAGAGAAAGAACCTACATTAGAAGATTATGATTCAGTGCCAATAAATGACTTTGGTATGGCAATTCTTAGAGGCATGGGCTGGAAGGAAGGGATGCCCATTGGCAAAAATACAACTAAATCTGCTGCTATTAATGTACCAGAATTGAGGCCAAAGGGTCTTGGTCTTGGAGCAGCGAAAATAGTTGAGTCAGAAATGCCATCAAAAAAACCTATTGATAAACATGGGAATGAATTGGTTTTGAAACAAGGAGCGTTTGCAAGGGTTATTGCGGGGCAGCAAAGTGGCAACTATTGTGAG GTCCATGGATTTGATGAAGAAGCCGGCCGGGTAATTATTAAAGTCTATCCAAAGGGGGAAATTGTTAATATCAATGAGCTGATGCTAACGCTAGTTAcaaaagaagaattttttaaaggatacaaaattttaa ataatgcaaaatatgagaagtaTAAAGAAATGTCAGATAAAAAGTTAGAGAACTATAAAATCAAATCAGAAACCCCCGGTTCAAAACATGCTCTAAGAAAGGAACAAAATGTTCATTCAGAGTCAGAAGATGATCATAGCAGTAGAAATAGCAGATCGGCGAATCATCGAAATAAAAGATCAGAGCCTCCAGAAATGAAACGCGAATCGACTTCCAAAAGCTCTAGTCACCGAGAAAAAAGTCCTTCCAGACATCGAAAAAAAGATTCGGATAAAACctacaaaaaagaaaaacgcaaaaaagaTCGTAGATCAAGAAGTAAGTCAACAGAGAGGCATAGGGGCCATTCTTCAAAACATACAAGCAAAAGTAAATCGAGACGTCAAAGGAGTAGTAGTAACAGCAGCAGCGATGAGGACAGAAGACGTGACCGCcgaaataaaagttaa